A region of Paenimyroides aestuarii DNA encodes the following proteins:
- a CDS encoding GPI inositol-deacylase, protein MFNAGREYDIIYVDWINGMDYMERNAYALEEAIKWVNSIKQGNEPNVIIGQSMGGVVTRYALTDMENNSLAHETNLFISHDAPHQGANIPDSYQFMYRHLTQMYVKVKSGTRILNLKLIPKDLINKMNNVVGMLDQPASKQLLRYWVAGNYSYNNSEHYAFYTALRAMNSNGGYPTLTRNIALSNGSECGATQFDVQPNANLLNIHFSNKPTILSDVIGSAIGPIAGAYGAWLFKDWNVFLTGLKATISSKKKLTLDLWAKTMSETASLQQHVYHADLTYHQKVLFVINDNTNIFHKDAYSRSGTEFSHFGGGNFQIYDDTNVDQITKFNYTGIVDYNIKPRFNFIPTTSALDIGKYIHTIGSNNLRASYVGATPPTGIYSSPFANFSTDFNPINDNYHNFRHITFNPRNGQWLASELNAARNSNNNQLVTDCSIFCGESEITGSDFICDGANYTYSIPELAGVTINWSVSGLQIVSGQNTSNLVVKDNGGINPKSILVTINSSTCGAVTLSKNVHAGTPFMIGSIAGWNVIQTNGNQQFSFPLTYTAPNTTGATYYEWILPGNYQLVSQLGVPTDIPQNWELLASTANSNIISVRSPLSGSGQIKVRACNECGCSTYISLDVSHQHNPGMPGFEIAPNPTTGDVLNIMRVESAPVVEFPGNRTDVFIYNLQAQRVHQFEITNQGGSTNVAHLTNGIYKVHIDMKNGSFEVLNLSISR, encoded by the coding sequence TTGTTTAATGCAGGACGTGAATATGACATTATTTATGTAGATTGGATCAACGGTATGGATTATATGGAACGCAACGCTTATGCGTTAGAAGAAGCCATAAAATGGGTAAACAGCATCAAACAAGGCAATGAACCTAACGTTATTATTGGGCAAAGTATGGGCGGTGTGGTAACACGGTATGCACTTACCGATATGGAAAATAACAGTTTGGCACACGAAACCAATTTGTTTATTTCGCACGATGCACCACATCAGGGAGCAAACATTCCGGATAGTTACCAGTTTATGTACCGTCACTTAACGCAAATGTATGTTAAAGTAAAATCGGGTACAAGAATTTTAAATTTAAAGCTAATACCCAAAGATCTCATTAACAAAATGAATAATGTTGTGGGTATGTTAGACCAACCCGCTTCAAAACAACTTTTAAGATATTGGGTTGCGGGTAATTATAGCTACAACAACTCTGAGCATTATGCTTTCTACACAGCTTTAAGAGCAATGAATAGCAATGGAGGTTATCCAACATTGACAAGAAATATTGCTTTAAGCAACGGAAGCGAATGTGGTGCTACACAATTTGATGTTCAGCCCAATGCCAACTTATTAAACATTCATTTTAGCAATAAACCTACAATATTAAGCGATGTTATAGGTAGCGCTATTGGTCCCATTGCAGGTGCTTACGGAGCTTGGTTATTCAAAGATTGGAATGTTTTCTTAACAGGGTTAAAGGCTACTATATCATCTAAGAAAAAACTTACCTTAGATTTATGGGCAAAAACAATGAGTGAAACAGCAAGTTTACAGCAACATGTGTATCATGCAGATTTAACTTATCATCAAAAGGTTTTATTTGTGATTAACGACAATACAAATATTTTTCATAAAGATGCTTATTCACGCTCAGGAACAGAATTTAGCCATTTTGGCGGTGGAAATTTTCAAATTTATGATGATACAAATGTTGACCAAATTACTAAATTTAATTATACCGGAATAGTTGATTATAATATTAAACCGCGGTTTAACTTTATACCAACAACCAGTGCCTTAGATATCGGTAAATACATTCATACAATAGGCAGTAACAATCTACGTGCAAGCTACGTAGGCGCTACTCCACCCACAGGAATCTACTCATCTCCTTTTGCTAATTTTTCAACTGATTTTAATCCAATAAATGACAACTATCATAATTTTCGTCATATTACTTTTAACCCAAGAAACGGACAATGGCTTGCAAGTGAACTGAATGCTGCACGAAACTCTAACAATAATCAGCTTGTTACAGATTGTTCTATTTTCTGTGGAGAAAGTGAAATAACAGGTTCTGATTTTATATGCGATGGAGCTAATTACACCTACAGTATTCCCGAATTAGCAGGAGTTACTATCAATTGGTCTGTAAGTGGATTGCAGATAGTTTCAGGTCAAAATACATCAAATTTAGTTGTAAAAGATAATGGAGGAATAAACCCTAAAAGCATTCTTGTAACGATTAATTCAAGTACTTGTGGTGCGGTAACACTAAGTAAAAATGTCCATGCCGGAACACCATTCATGATAGGAAGTATCGCAGGATGGAATGTTATTCAAACAAATGGTAATCAACAATTCAGTTTCCCACTAACTTATACTGCACCTAATACAACGGGAGCAACTTATTACGAATGGATATTACCTGGTAACTATCAACTTGTAAGTCAGTTAGGTGTTCCTACGGATATACCTCAGAATTGGGAATTATTAGCTTCAACAGCTAATTCAAATATAATTTCTGTAAGGTCGCCCCTATCAGGAAGTGGGCAAATAAAAGTACGCGCATGTAATGAGTGTGGTTGTTCAACTTATATTTCATTAGATGTGTCACACCAACACAATCCAGGAATGCCAGGATTTGAAATTGCACCTAATCCTACGACAGGCGATGTATTAAATATTATGCGAGTTGAAAGTGCTCCAGTAGTTGAATTCCCAGGAAATCGTACAGATGTATTTATATATAATTTACAAGCACAAAGAGTACACCAATTTGAAATAACGAACCAAGGTGGAAGTACAAATGTAGCACACCTAACAAATGGAATTTACAAAGTACATATTGATATGAAAAATGGAAGTTTTGAAGTTCTTAATTTAAGCATCTCAAGATAA
- a CDS encoding IPExxxVDY family protein — MVKKNTNEILHKLDFIDDADDETILIALKSNIPDYKMAYLLNRHLSVRFEKATDDISLTTDTGVAYFRTFAFQDTKNHLVWRLLENKSNHSENITEQPYSLFTNENTLFTATNYLVNEWKNIDFFILIENADLFFNPEELLEKLQDIKNLSTHFLVDWDSLSIKTQKNLIF; from the coding sequence ATGGTTAAAAAAAATACAAACGAAATTTTACATAAGTTAGATTTCATTGATGATGCAGACGATGAAACGATTCTTATTGCTTTAAAATCAAATATTCCCGATTACAAAATGGCGTATTTGCTCAATAGGCATTTATCGGTTCGTTTTGAAAAAGCAACAGATGATATTTCTTTGACTACCGACACCGGCGTGGCTTATTTTAGAACCTTTGCGTTTCAGGACACAAAAAACCATTTGGTTTGGCGGCTTTTAGAAAACAAATCCAATCATTCTGAAAACATCACCGAACAACCTTATTCATTATTTACCAACGAAAACACCTTGTTTACTGCCACCAATTATTTAGTAAACGAATGGAAAAACATCGATTTTTTTATTTTAATCGAAAATGCAGATCTGTTCTTTAACCCCGAAGAATTGCTGGAAAAACTGCAAGATATAAAGAACCTTTCAACGCATTTTTTAGTGGACTGGGATTCTTTAAGTATAAAAACACAAAAAAATTTAATTTTTTAA
- the pyk gene encoding pyruvate kinase: MLPRKKTKIVATLGPACSTKEIIKQMIEAGVNVFRINFSHADYFDIEDKVRIIRELNEEFQYNTSILADLQGPKLRVGVMKDEVVLKKGDIITFSTKEEFLGTAEKVYMTYKSFPQDVNPGESILLDDGKLIFNVLDTDREHEVRAVVVQGGPLRSKKGVNLPNTKVSLPALTEKDIKDALFAIKLSVDWIALSFVRTEDDLEDLRLLIEEHSDHKIPIIAKIEKPEAVANINKIVSHCDGLMVARGDLGVEIPAQEVPLIQKQLVHKAKYARIPVIIATQMMETMITSLTPTRAEVNDVANSVMDGADAVMLSGETSVGNYPVQVIERMTQIINSVEDSDLIKLPVNDPKIKTKRFITKSICFHAAIMANDIEAKVINTLTNSGYTAFQISAWRPNAHILAYTSNKHMLTQLSLLWGVTAFWYDKYESTDVTIEDINQIAKENNYVQPGDYTINLASMPLIEKGMVNTIRVSEIE; this comes from the coding sequence ATGTTACCAAGAAAAAAAACAAAAATAGTCGCAACCTTAGGACCGGCTTGTAGCACCAAAGAAATTATTAAACAAATGATTGAAGCAGGTGTGAATGTTTTTAGAATCAATTTTTCGCATGCAGACTATTTTGATATCGAAGACAAGGTGCGAATTATCCGTGAGCTAAACGAAGAGTTTCAGTACAACACCTCGATATTAGCCGATTTACAAGGACCCAAATTGCGCGTAGGTGTGATGAAAGACGAAGTGGTTCTTAAAAAAGGCGACATCATTACTTTTTCAACTAAAGAAGAGTTTTTAGGAACAGCCGAAAAAGTGTATATGACCTATAAAAGCTTTCCGCAGGACGTGAACCCCGGAGAAAGTATTTTGCTTGATGACGGCAAACTGATTTTCAACGTTTTGGATACCGATCGCGAACACGAAGTGAGAGCGGTGGTGGTGCAAGGCGGGCCTTTGCGTTCCAAAAAAGGCGTTAATCTACCCAACACTAAGGTATCGTTACCGGCATTGACCGAGAAAGATATTAAAGACGCTTTATTTGCCATTAAATTAAGTGTGGATTGGATTGCCCTTTCGTTTGTAAGAACGGAAGACGATTTGGAGGATTTGCGTTTATTGATTGAAGAACATTCGGATCACAAAATTCCGATTATTGCAAAAATAGAAAAACCCGAAGCAGTGGCAAACATCAACAAAATTGTTTCGCATTGCGATGGATTAATGGTGGCGCGTGGCGATTTGGGTGTAGAAATTCCGGCGCAGGAAGTACCGCTCATCCAAAAACAATTGGTTCACAAGGCAAAATATGCGCGTATTCCGGTTATAATTGCCACTCAAATGATGGAAACCATGATCACCAGCCTAACGCCTACTCGTGCAGAAGTGAACGACGTTGCCAACTCGGTAATGGATGGTGCAGACGCGGTAATGCTTTCAGGCGAAACATCGGTGGGTAATTATCCAGTGCAAGTTATTGAACGGATGACACAAATCATCAACAGTGTGGAAGATTCCGATTTAATTAAACTACCGGTGAATGATCCAAAAATAAAAACCAAACGCTTCATTACCAAATCAATCTGTTTCCACGCAGCCATTATGGCAAATGATATCGAAGCCAAAGTAATTAACACCTTGACCAATTCTGGTTACACAGCGTTCCAAATTTCGGCTTGGCGACCAAATGCACACATTTTGGCTTATACATCAAACAAACACATGCTAACGCAGTTGAGCTTGCTTTGGGGCGTTACTGCTTTTTGGTATGACAAATACGAAAGTACCGATGTGACGATTGAAGACATTAACCAAATTGCTAAAGAAAACAATTATGTGCAACCAGGCGATTACACGATTAATTTAGCTTCAATGCCATTAATTGAAAAAGGGATGGTAAACACGATTCGAGTTTCTGAAATTGAGTAA
- a CDS encoding FEKKY domain-containing protein, translated as MKLIVILIFFVSLNIYSQDYKVTQKSHSVSTIKGDTIKTPVSFILFGIADHSNSESALSFKNKFAVGFRFESCVVLPTDLKRAEENNREIAKQLTQKFGVAWLKELPFSIPGVENS; from the coding sequence ATGAAACTTATAGTAATACTTATCTTTTTTGTAAGCTTAAACATTTACAGCCAAGATTATAAAGTAACTCAAAAATCCCACAGTGTATCAACAATTAAAGGAGATACAATAAAAACTCCGGTAAGTTTTATTTTATTTGGAATTGCAGACCACAGCAACTCCGAAAGTGCTCTTTCTTTTAAAAATAAGTTTGCAGTTGGTTTTCGGTTTGAAAGTTGCGTAGTTTTACCAACAGATTTAAAACGAGCGGAAGAAAACAACAGAGAAATAGCCAAACAATTAACACAAAAATTTGGAGTGGCATGGCTTAAAGAACTTCCTTTTTCAATTCCTGGAGTTGAAAATAGCTAA
- a CDS encoding 50S ribosomal protein L25/general stress protein Ctc has product MKSISIKGQERESVGKVATKAARNAGLVPCVVYGGEQPVHFTAEEKAFKNLVYTPNVHTVAIDLDGKKIDAILQDIQFHPVSDKILHIDFYQLHEDKEITMEVPVKVVGNSKGVMAGGVLRLNQRKLKVRALPANLPDFVEADITELEMGNKLYVTKLPTENFKLLHPDNTVVAQVRISRAAMKAAQEAAKAEKGAKKKK; this is encoded by the coding sequence ATGAAATCAATTTCAATTAAAGGACAAGAAAGAGAAAGCGTGGGCAAAGTAGCTACAAAAGCCGCACGTAATGCTGGATTGGTTCCTTGCGTAGTTTACGGAGGAGAACAACCAGTGCATTTTACAGCTGAAGAAAAAGCGTTTAAAAACTTGGTGTACACTCCAAACGTACACACAGTTGCAATTGATTTAGACGGTAAAAAAATTGATGCTATTCTACAAGACATCCAATTTCACCCAGTGTCAGACAAAATTTTACACATCGATTTCTACCAATTACACGAAGATAAAGAAATCACTATGGAAGTTCCTGTAAAAGTAGTAGGAAACTCTAAAGGTGTAATGGCAGGTGGTGTATTGCGTTTAAACCAACGCAAATTAAAAGTGCGCGCTTTACCGGCAAACTTACCAGATTTCGTAGAAGCGGATATCACCGAATTGGAAATGGGTAACAAATTATACGTTACAAAGTTGCCAACCGAAAACTTTAAATTGTTACACCCAGACAACACGGTTGTTGCTCAAGTTCGTATCTCTCGTGCGGCTATGAAAGCTGCTCAAGAAGCTGCAAAAGCAGAAAAAGGAGCAAAAAAGAAAAAATAA
- a CDS encoding ribose-phosphate pyrophosphokinase produces MSYFEPEAKVFACSQSKELAEKMAKHYGVELGKVTFSHYSDGEFQPSFEESIRGLRVFLVCSTFPSADNLMELLLMCDAAKRASARHITAVIPYFGWARQDRKDKPRVPIGAKLVAKMLETAGATRVMTMDLHADQIQGFFEKPVDHLYASTIFLPYVQSLGLENLTIASPDMGGSKRAYAYAKYLESEVVVCYKQRKKANVIDTMELIGDVTGRNVILVDDMIDTGGTLAKAADVMIERGALSVRAICTHAILSGNAYEKIENSSLTELIVTDSIPLKKQSSKIRVLSCAELFADVMHMVQNNTSISDKFIM; encoded by the coding sequence ATGAGTTACTTTGAACCTGAAGCAAAAGTGTTTGCATGTTCGCAGAGTAAAGAATTAGCAGAAAAAATGGCCAAGCATTACGGAGTAGAGCTAGGAAAAGTTACCTTTTCGCATTACAGCGATGGTGAATTTCAGCCTTCATTCGAAGAATCAATCCGCGGATTACGCGTGTTCTTAGTATGCTCTACCTTTCCAAGTGCAGATAATTTAATGGAATTATTGTTAATGTGCGATGCTGCCAAACGTGCGTCGGCTCGTCATATTACCGCTGTAATTCCTTATTTTGGATGGGCTCGTCAAGACCGTAAAGACAAGCCACGCGTGCCAATAGGTGCTAAATTAGTAGCAAAAATGCTAGAAACAGCCGGAGCAACTCGTGTAATGACTATGGATTTACACGCAGACCAAATACAAGGCTTTTTCGAAAAACCAGTAGATCACTTATATGCATCAACCATATTCTTGCCGTATGTGCAATCATTGGGTTTAGAGAATTTAACCATTGCATCACCCGACATGGGCGGTTCTAAACGCGCTTATGCCTATGCAAAATATCTAGAAAGCGAAGTAGTGGTATGTTACAAACAACGCAAAAAAGCAAATGTAATAGACACCATGGAGCTTATCGGAGACGTAACCGGTAGAAACGTAATTTTAGTAGATGACATGATTGATACAGGCGGCACTCTTGCAAAAGCAGCCGATGTAATGATCGAGCGTGGCGCATTAAGCGTACGAGCAATTTGCACACACGCCATTTTATCAGGCAATGCCTACGAAAAAATAGAAAACTCATCACTAACCGAATTGATCGTTACCGATTCTATTCCGTTAAAAAAACAAAGCAGCAAAATACGCGTATTAAGCTGTGCCGAATTATTCGCAGACGTGATGCACATGGTGCAAAACAACACATCAATCAGCGATAAATTTATCATGTAA
- a CDS encoding DEAD/DEAH box helicase, producing the protein MTFKELHIIPNILKAVATAGYTNATEIQKQAIPPILNGKDVIGCAQTGTGKTASFAIPILQLLSQKTPTNKNAIRALILTPTRELAIQISDNFSTYGNFLPINHLAIFGGVPQGNQLKQLNKGTDVLIATPGRLLDLMAQGCINLRSLEIFVLDEADRMLDMGFVNDVKKILTKIPTKRQSLLFSATMPKEIRNFAYSFLQNPTEISVTPVSSTAQTVKQGVYFVEKPEKLNLLVHILQEQSIERSLIFARTKYGADKLVKQLKRTGIHAAAIHGNKSQNARQKALEDFKNNRIQVLIATDIAARGIDIDELPHVINFELPNVPETYVHRIGRTGRAGNSGTAVSFCDDEQKKDLKNIQKLIGFTMPVLTVAN; encoded by the coding sequence ATGACTTTTAAAGAATTACACATTATACCCAATATCCTAAAAGCTGTAGCAACAGCAGGATATACCAATGCAACCGAAATACAAAAACAAGCAATTCCACCTATATTAAACGGAAAAGATGTGATTGGTTGCGCACAAACAGGTACTGGAAAAACAGCATCATTTGCTATTCCTATTTTACAACTACTTAGCCAAAAAACACCAACCAATAAAAATGCTATTCGCGCACTGATTTTAACACCCACTCGCGAATTAGCAATACAAATAAGCGATAATTTCAGCACCTACGGAAATTTTCTTCCTATAAATCATTTGGCAATTTTTGGTGGTGTACCGCAAGGCAACCAACTAAAACAATTAAACAAAGGAACCGATGTGCTTATTGCCACACCCGGACGGTTATTGGATCTAATGGCGCAAGGATGCATCAATTTGCGTTCACTTGAAATATTTGTACTAGATGAAGCCGACCGAATGCTAGACATGGGTTTTGTGAACGATGTAAAGAAAATTCTAACTAAAATACCCACTAAAAGACAAAGTTTGCTTTTCTCTGCTACTATGCCTAAAGAAATACGAAATTTTGCGTACAGCTTTCTTCAAAATCCAACCGAAATTAGCGTAACTCCTGTTTCTTCTACCGCACAAACTGTAAAACAAGGGGTGTATTTTGTAGAAAAACCAGAAAAACTAAATCTATTGGTTCACATTCTGCAAGAGCAATCTATTGAGCGTTCTTTAATTTTTGCACGCACAAAATACGGCGCCGATAAATTGGTAAAACAACTAAAAAGAACGGGCATTCATGCCGCCGCTATTCATGGAAATAAATCGCAAAATGCCCGCCAAAAAGCGCTAGAAGATTTTAAAAACAACCGAATTCAGGTTTTAATTGCAACAGACATTGCCGCACGCGGGATTGATATAGACGAACTGCCGCATGTTATTAATTTCGAACTGCCCAATGTTCCCGAAACGTATGTACACCGAATTGGACGCACCGGCAGAGCAGGAAATTCTGGCACCGCCGTTTCTTTTTGCGATGACGAACAAAAGAAAGACCTAAAAAACATTCAAAAACTAATTGGGTTTACCATGCCGGTACTAACTGTTGCAAACTAA
- a CDS encoding cold-shock protein, whose translation MADSFSKKENNKKKTKKLQDKQLRREDRKTNNNKGKSLDDMIVYVDINGNFTSVPPHLQNKEEDLAKAQKNAKNQAIDEHAVFTGIVTYLSDKGYGFITEEKTGDSIFFHIGQTTIAVNKHDKISFKKEMTPKGFRAIDLEK comes from the coding sequence ATGGCCGATTCTTTTTCTAAAAAAGAAAATAATAAGAAAAAAACAAAAAAATTACAAGACAAACAATTACGACGCGAAGACCGTAAAACAAACAACAATAAAGGCAAAAGCCTCGACGATATGATTGTATATGTTGATATAAACGGAAATTTCACATCAGTGCCACCTCACCTTCAAAATAAAGAGGAAGATTTGGCAAAAGCACAAAAAAATGCAAAAAACCAAGCAATAGATGAACATGCTGTTTTCACAGGCATTGTAACTTATTTAAGCGACAAAGGCTATGGTTTTATTACCGAAGAAAAAACCGGCGACAGTATATTTTTCCACATTGGTCAAACAACAATCGCAGTGAATAAACACGATAAAATTAGTTTTAAAAAAGAAATGACTCCAAAAGGTTTTCGAGCAATCGACTTGGAAAAGTAA
- a CDS encoding regulatory protein RecX, with the protein MNKNPLSVNEAIKKLEYYCSYQDRCYKEVIAKLKTLGMFQTAIDHILTHLSENNFLNEERFAKSFARGKHKFKHWGKRRIEQELKFRDISSHNIKTALKEIETDYLTNFYNLAEKKWQTLTDTSLEKKKRRWTDYLLRKGYETHLIFDFLKELST; encoded by the coding sequence ATGAACAAAAACCCACTTTCGGTAAACGAAGCAATAAAAAAATTAGAATATTATTGTTCGTATCAAGATCGGTGCTACAAAGAAGTTATTGCCAAACTAAAAACGCTGGGAATGTTTCAAACCGCCATAGACCACATCCTTACCCATTTATCTGAAAACAACTTTCTAAACGAAGAACGCTTTGCAAAAAGCTTTGCGCGCGGCAAACACAAATTCAAACATTGGGGCAAACGTCGCATAGAACAAGAGCTGAAATTCAGAGATATTTCCTCACACAACATTAAAACAGCTTTAAAAGAAATAGAAACCGATTATTTAACCAATTTCTACAACCTAGCCGAAAAAAAATGGCAAACCCTCACCGACACTTCTCTTGAAAAGAAAAAACGCAGATGGACCGATTATCTTTTACGCAAAGGCTATGAAACCCACTTAATATTTGATTTTTTGAAGGAGTTAAGCACATAA
- the rpsA gene encoding 30S ribosomal protein S1 — protein sequence MSEQTQNTKEFLDTFNWDSYENGIDAVDASNLKEFEDLVEKTFISTGDEEVVEGVVVRITDRDAIVDINAKSEGVISLNEFRYNPNLKVGDKVEVLIDVREDKNGQLVLSHRKARTIKAWDRVIAAHDTGEIVNGFVKCRTKGGMIVDVFGIEAFLPGSQIDVKPIRDYDQYVNKTMEFKVVKINHEFKNVVVSHKALIEADIEIQKKEIIGQLEKGQVLEGVVKNITSYGVFIDLGGVDGLIHITDLSWSRINHPSEVLELDQKLNVVILDFDDEKTRIQLGLKQLNAHPWDALDANLNVGDKVKGKVVVLADYGAFIEVAEGVEGLIHVSEMSWSTHLRSAQDFVKIGDEVEAVILTLDREERKMSLGIKQLSNDPWTDITSKYPVGSKHTGTVRNFTNFGVFVELEEGIDGLVYISDLSWTKKIKHPSEFVNVGDKLDVVVLELDVEGRKLSLGHKQTTDNPWDAHEAAYGVGTVHNGTIADLNDKGATINFEEDVVAFIPTRHLEKEDGKKLKKGDTADFKVIEFNKEFKRVVASHTATFREEEEKNFKAAEEKAAANNASNEKTTLGDIDALAELKAKMEGKN from the coding sequence ATGTCTGAACAAACACAAAACACAAAAGAATTCTTAGACACTTTCAACTGGGACAGTTATGAAAACGGTATTGATGCAGTAGATGCTTCAAACCTTAAAGAATTCGAAGACTTAGTAGAAAAAACATTTATCTCAACCGGTGATGAAGAAGTTGTAGAAGGTGTAGTAGTAAGAATCACAGACAGAGATGCAATTGTTGATATCAACGCTAAATCTGAAGGTGTTATCTCTTTAAACGAATTTCGCTACAATCCAAACTTAAAAGTTGGTGACAAAGTAGAAGTTCTAATCGACGTTCGCGAAGATAAAAACGGACAATTAGTATTATCTCACCGCAAAGCACGTACCATCAAAGCTTGGGATCGCGTGATTGCAGCTCATGACACAGGCGAAATCGTAAACGGTTTTGTTAAATGCAGAACAAAAGGTGGTATGATCGTTGACGTATTCGGTATCGAAGCATTCTTACCAGGATCTCAAATCGATGTGAAACCAATCCGCGATTACGATCAATACGTTAACAAAACCATGGAATTTAAAGTTGTAAAAATCAACCACGAATTCAAAAACGTAGTAGTATCTCACAAAGCATTAATCGAAGCTGATATCGAAATTCAGAAAAAAGAAATCATCGGTCAGTTAGAAAAAGGTCAAGTATTAGAAGGTGTAGTTAAAAACATCACTTCATACGGTGTATTCATCGATTTAGGTGGCGTTGACGGATTAATCCACATCACAGACTTATCATGGTCTCGTATCAACCACCCATCTGAAGTATTAGAATTAGACCAAAAATTAAACGTAGTAATCTTAGACTTCGACGACGAGAAAACACGTATCCAATTAGGTTTAAAACAATTAAACGCACACCCTTGGGATGCTTTAGACGCTAACTTAAACGTTGGAGATAAAGTAAAAGGTAAAGTAGTTGTTTTAGCTGATTACGGTGCATTTATCGAAGTAGCAGAAGGAGTAGAAGGATTGATCCACGTTTCTGAAATGTCATGGTCAACACATTTACGTTCAGCTCAAGATTTCGTTAAAATCGGAGACGAAGTAGAAGCAGTTATCTTAACTTTAGACCGCGAAGAGCGTAAAATGTCATTAGGTATCAAACAATTATCAAACGATCCTTGGACAGACATCACATCTAAATACCCAGTAGGTTCTAAACATACAGGCACCGTTCGTAACTTCACAAACTTCGGCGTTTTCGTTGAATTAGAAGAAGGTATCGACGGATTAGTTTACATTTCAGACCTATCTTGGACTAAGAAAATCAAACACCCATCAGAATTTGTAAACGTAGGAGACAAATTAGACGTTGTAGTGTTAGAATTAGATGTAGAAGGTCGCAAATTATCTTTAGGTCACAAACAAACTACCGACAACCCATGGGATGCACACGAAGCAGCTTACGGCGTAGGTACTGTTCACAACGGAACAATTGCAGACTTAAACGATAAAGGAGCAACCATTAACTTTGAAGAAGATGTAGTAGCCTTCATCCCAACTCGTCACTTAGAAAAAGAAGACGGAAAAAAATTGAAAAAAGGCGATACAGCAGATTTCAAAGTAATCGAATTCAACAAAGAATTCAAAAGAGTAGTAGCATCGCACACTGCAACATTCCGTGAAGAAGAAGAGAAAAACTTCAAAGCAGCAGAAGAAAAAGCAGCAGCAAACAACGCTTCAAACGAAAAAACTACATTAGGAGATATCGACGCATTAGCAGAATTAAAAGCTAAAATGGAAGGTAAAAACTAA